A single window of Vigna unguiculata cultivar IT97K-499-35 chromosome 1, ASM411807v1, whole genome shotgun sequence DNA harbors:
- the LOC114163179 gene encoding WD repeat-containing protein LWD2-like: MDSIEVNFSMQSHTEAKQGVHTYVAQWPISSLAWSMRRDKSPRLAIGSYLEDYTNKVELVHFNCDTFNFSTDPRLVFDHPYAPTNIMFFPSEDDTNPDLIATSGDNLRLWEIHEDHIQLKSPLIGNKVSDHSAITSFDWAVFDTRLIATSSVDTTCTIWDIEREVMKAQLVAHDKEVYDISWGGFNVFASVSGDGSVRVFDLRDKEKSTIIYENPVQDCPLLRLEWNKSDPRFMATVGLDSNKVVILDIRLPTTPFMELSKHRTCVNAMSWSPDFGRHLCSVGDDARAFIWDVMDSRFPSRNGCEVEPVMWYGSPAEINQVRWSPMQVDWIALAFFNNLQLLKV; this comes from the coding sequence ATGGATTCCATTGAAGTAAACTTCAGCATGCAAAGCCACACAGAGGCAAAACAAGGTGTTCACACGTATGTTGCTCAGTGGCCAATTTCGTCTCTAGCATGGTCGATGCGTCGCGACAAAAGCCCTCGCCTTGCCATTGGTAGTTACTTGGAGGATTACACCAACAAGGTTGAACTTGTCCACTTCAACTGCGACACCTTCAATTTCAGCACCGACCCTCGTCTGGTGTTTGACCACCCTTATGCACCCACCAACATCATGTTCTTTCCCTCCGAGGATGACACCAACCCAGACCTCATTGCCACCTCAGGCGACAACCTTAGATTGTGGGAAATCCACGAAGACCACATTCAACTCAAGTCCCCGCTGATCGGTAACAAAGTCAGTGACCACTCCGCAATTACCTCGTTTGATTGGGCCGTGTTTGACACTCGCCTCATAGCCACTTCTAGCGTGGACACCACATGCACCATCTGGGACATCGAGAGGGAAGTCATGAAGGCACAGCTAGTGGCACATGACAAAGAAGTGTACGACATTTCGTGGGGCGGGTTCAATGTGTTTGCTTCCGTGTCGGGCGATGGTTCTGTGAGGGTGTTTGACTTACGAGACAAGGAGAAATCtaccataatttatgaaaacccTGTGCAGGATTGTCCCCTGCTGCGATTGGAATGGAACAAGAGTGATCCAAGATTTATGGCCACAGTGGGATTGGACAGCAACAAGGTGGTGATATTGGATATCAGGCTTCCGACAACACCGTTTATGGAGTTGAGTAAACATCGAACATGTGTGAATGCGATGTCATGGTCCCCTGATTTTGGACGACATTTGTGCTCTGTCGGCGATGATGCAAGAGCCTTCATCTGGGACGTTATGGACTCGAGGTTTCCATCACGGAATGGTTGTGAAGTGGAGCCGGTGATGTGGTACGGTTCACCGGCTGAAATTAATCAGGTCCGTTGGTCCCCGATGCAGGTGGATTGGATTGCGCTTGCTTTCTTCAACAACTTACAACTACTCAAAGTGTAG
- the LOC114173081 gene encoding vacuolar protein sorting-associated protein 55 homolog, with protein sequence MFSASILLQILACAIYNNWWPMLSALMYVLVPMPCLFFGGGSTQFLMSRDGGGWIDAAKFLTGASAVGSIAIPIILRHAHMIETGAMLIELVSFFIFICTVLCFHQANLDDDW encoded by the exons ATGTTTTCAGCTAGCATTTTGCTTCAGATACTG GCATGTGCAATATATAACAATTGGTGGCCCATGTTATCAG CTCTGATGTATGTGCTTGTACCTATGCCTTGCTTATTCTTTGGAGGTGGATCTACTCAATTTCTAATGAGCCGTGATGGTGGGGG TTGGATAGATGCAGCAAAATTTTTGACTGGAGCATCAGCCGTTGGGAGCATAGCCATTCCTATAATCCTCAGGCATGCACATATGATTGAGACAGGGGCAATGCTCATTGAGCTTGTATCGTTCTTCATATTTATATGCACCGTTTTATGTTTCCACCAAGCCAACCTTGATGATGATTGGTAA